From the genome of Uranotaenia lowii strain MFRU-FL chromosome 1, ASM2978415v1, whole genome shotgun sequence, one region includes:
- the LOC129739207 gene encoding N-acetylneuraminate 9-O-acetyltransferase: protein MGSEAKISKAEQFIQNLNAINAKKLALLMVIGFIIYHGLLHLRYGSDSCKWLLSDGRFKGDKEWQPFGCMLHKYTETDTRKCFRYLAFWGNQNHFVFIGDVRIRTLYLEMINHLKPSDISNASIQSTLGKTENLQFVDYKLRLQVNYIYANEVSKTMIDEFIKWQHEEDPPSLIVASCTYSTFHNGNVTKELQKAFEKNLTRMVKPIDNLVSKKSKVIWKLQDPIDHEHINDEWKNVQNEDIDRINQVVYDILGYSDAKIWSSSKMIASGLVDEFVDGHKLGVLALKHDVQILLNMYCNDYMNYNDGTCCSSAEPYTIIQIITYALLGVCLAIAVAMIVRRWLLKFRGINVYMPLSQTATGPIACAPANSQSPVLALASLTVIMAYFYLCDRTNFFMKENKYYSEFSFWIPVGYVFVLGIFFTEDSKFTKVLHRDQTDELKGWMQLVILIYYMTGASHVLPIYMHIKVLISGYLFLSGFGHFTYFWQTGNTGIVRFLHVIFKNNFLTVVLCLCMNRPYQFYYFVPLLSFWYCMVYFLLTIPPRVTAQSSDNNAYQYLYVVLKFVCLLSVITVLYMSEVFFERIFVTRPWKALFVTTDDDIHEWWYRWKLDRYTITYGMIFAAIFHIAQKYYFFDDNNHGNLFSRRISLTSTLAAIIGIGFYATWSFFCRNKQDCEEIHSYVVFIPIVGYILLRNISGILRTRYSTFFAWFGRISLELFICQYHIWLAADRNGVLVLLPGFPTLNVLITSFIFVCVSHEIHRLTTVLLPYAVPNDWKLALRNMLIFIIVLIPIGRYDGMF from the exons GTGCAAATGGTTGTTGAGCGATGGAAGATTCAAGGGGGATAAGGAATGGCAACCTTTCGGATGTATGCTTCACAAGTATACCGAGAC CGATACGAGAAAATGCTTCCGGTATTTAGCGTTTTGGGGCAATCAGAACCACTTTGTCTTTATCGGCGATGTTCGAATCCGAACCTTATATCTTGAGATGATCAACCATCTTAAACCAAGCGATATCAGCAACGCATCGATTCAGTCAACCTTGGGGAAAACAGAAAATCTACAGTTTGTTGATTACAAACTTCGTCTGCAGGTAAACTACATCTATGCAAATGAAGTGTCCAAGACGATGATCGACGAATTCATCAAATGGCAGCATGAGGAAGATCCACCCAGTTTGATTGTTGCCAGCTGCACCTATTCAACGTTCCACAATGGAAATGTAACCAAAGAGTTGCAGAAAGCATTCGAGAAAAACTTAACGCGGATGGTAAAACCGATCGATAATTTGGTCAGTAAAAAGTCTAAAGTGATATGGAAACTGCAGGATCCAATTGATCACGAACACATCAATGACGAATGGAAAAATGTACAGAATGAAGATATTGATCGCATCAATCAGGTGGTGTACGATATCCTGGGATATTCGGATGCCAAGATTTGGTCGTCATCTAAAATGATAGCGTCTGGGCTGGTGGATGAATTTGTTGATGGACACAAGCTGGGCGTGTTGGCCTTAAAACACGATGTGCAAATACTGCTGAACATGTACTGTAATGATTACATGAACTATAATGACGGAACTTGCTGCAGTAGTGCCGAACCATACACaataattcaaattattacCTATGCATTATTGGGAGTTTG TTTGGCTATCGCCGTGGCGATGATTGTTCGTCGATGGTTGCTGAAGTTCCGTGGAATCAATGTGTACATGCCATTGAGTCAAACCGCAACCGGGCCTATCGCTTGTGCACCGGCTAACTCCCAGTCACCAGTTCTGGCACTAGCATCATTAACCGTGATAATGGCATACTTTTACCTCTGTGATCGTACCaacttttttatgaaagagaACAAATATTATTCGGAATTTAGCTTCTGGATTCCGGTTGGATACGTGTTTGTGCTGGGAATATTCTTCACCGAAGATAGCAAATTTACCAAAGTGCTACACCGAGATCAAACAGATGAGCTGAAAGGCTGGATGCAGCTTGTCATTCTGATATATTACATGACGGGTGCTTCACATGTGCTGCCGATCTACATGCACATAAAAGTACTTATAAGTGGATATCTGTTCCTATCGGGATTTGgacattttacatatttttggcaGACTGGTAACACAGGGATTGTACGTTTCCTGCACGTAATTTTCAAGAACAACTTTTTAACTGTTGTGCTATGTTTATGTATGAATCGGCCGTACCAATTCTACTATTTCGTACCTCTTCTTTCATTCTGGTATTGTATGGTATATTTCCTGCTTACGATTCCGCCGAGAGTTACAGCACAAAGTTCGGATAATAATGCGTACCAATATCTATACGTGGTTCTGAAATTCGTGTGCCTGCTTAGCGTGATAACTGTACTGTATATGAGCGAAGTTTTCTTTGAACGCATCTTCGTCACTCGCCCATGGAAGGCACTGTTTGTCACAACTGATGACGATATCCATGAATGGTGGTATCGATGGAAGCTAGACAGATATACAATTACATACGGTATGATTTTCGCTGCCATATTTCACATCGCTCAAAAGTATTACTTTTTTGATGATAACAATCACGGGAATTTATTCTCAAGAAGAATCTCTCTAACATCAACATTGGCCGCGATCATTGGAATCGGATTTTACGCCACGTGGAGCTTCTTCTGCCGTAATAAACAGGATTGCGAAGAGATTCATTCTTATGTGGTGTTCATTCCAATAGTCGGATATATACTGCTACGAAATATCTCCGGAATTTTGCGCACCAGATATTCAACGTTTTTTGCCTGGTTTGGACGGATTTCGTTGGAGCTATTCATCTGTCAGTATCACATTTGGCTGGCTGCGGATCGGAATGGAGTTCTCGTTCTACTGCCTGGATTTCCTACGCTTAACGTGTTGATAACTTCGTTCATCTTCGTGTGTGTTTCTCATGAAATTCACCGACTCACTACTGTACTGCTACCTTATGCGGTGCCTAACGACTGGAAGCTGGCGCTGCGCAACATGCTGATATTTATTATAGTGCTTATTCCAATTGGACGATACGACGGCATGTTTTAG